In one Ochotona princeps isolate mOchPri1 chromosome 16, mOchPri1.hap1, whole genome shotgun sequence genomic region, the following are encoded:
- the CA7 gene encoding carbonic anhydrase 7 — translation MTGHHGWGYGQEDGPSHWHKLYPIAQGDRQSPINIISSQAVYSPHLRPLELSYETCTSLSIANNGHSVQVDFNDCDDRTVVMGGPLEGPYRLKQFHFHWGKRRDVGSEHTVDGKSFPSELHLVHWNARKYSTFGEAALAPDGLAVVGVFLETGTEHPSMNRLTDALYMVRFKGTKAQFSCFNPKCLLPTSRHYWTYPGSLTTPPLSESVTWIVLREPISISEKQMEKFRSLLFTSEDDERVHMVNNFRPPQPLRGRVVKASFRA, via the exons ATGACCGGCCACCACGGCTGGGGCTACGGCCAGGAGGACG GCCCCTCGCATTGGCACAAGCTGTATCCCATCGCTCAGGGAGACCGCCAGTCCCCCATCAATATCATTTCCAGCCAAGCTGTGTACTCACCCCACCTGAGACCGCTGGAGCTCTCCTATGAGACCTGCACGTCCCTCAGCATCGCCAACAATGGCCATTCTGTCCAAGTGGACTTCAATGACTGTGATGACCGAACAG TGGTGATGGGGGGCCCCCTGGAAGGGCCCTACCGCCTCAAACAGTTCCACTTTCACTGGGGCAAGAGGCGTGACGTGGGCTCGGAACACACCGTGGATGGCAAATCGTTCCCCAGTGAG CTGCACCTGGTACACTGGAATGCCAGGAAGTACAGCACTTTCGGAGAGGCAGCCTTAGCACCCGATGGTCTGGCCGTGGTCGGGGTCTTCTTGGAG ACAGGCACCGAGCACCCCAGCATGAACCGCCTGACAGATGCACTCTACATGGTTCGGTTTAAG GGCACCAAGGCCCAATTCAGTTGCTTCAATCCCAAGTGCCTCCTGCCCACCAGCCGGCACTACTGGACCTACCCTGGCTCCCTGACCACACCACCACTCAGTGAGAGTGTCACCTGGATCGTGCTCAGGGAGCCCATCAGCATCTCTGAGAAGCAG ATGGAGAAGTTCCGGAGCCTGCTTTTTACCTCAGAGGACGACGAGAGGGTCCACATGGTGAACAACTTCCGGCCACCGCAGCCACTTAGGGGCCGTGTGGTCAAGGCCTCCTTTCGGGCTTGA